The nucleotide sequence CATTAGAAACTGATGAGATTTCTTGTCATCAAACTCTGTAATACTAATATTCAAATTTTCAAAAATAATTTCCTTTTTCTTAAATGCTATCAACAAATGAAAATGGTTGGGCATCAGACAATACGCAAAAATATCAGCAATCGGGCAAATATAGAATTTGATTTTATCTAGAAAGAATGTGTAATTTTTACTTTCCCGAAAAATCAATTCTTTACCGCTAACGTGCGAATAAATATGATAAATACTTTCAAAGTCAAAATCTTCTAGTCTTTTGTCTCCAAACATTGTCTTGTGTTTTTTTATGTAAACCTCATAGGTTTTGAAAACCTATGAGGTTTCTTTAATCAGTAGCCCCGATTGTAATGGAAATCCTTTTTTGCGAGAGGCTATGCCGAGCAAAAAAGATTGCAGTGGAAAGCGGGATTAAGCTCCTAAAAAAATCATTTAACAGGTTTCACAGAAATGGCGTAACCACCACTTCTTGCTAATTTGATATTCAGTTTTGTGGCATTACTTACTTTTAGTTTATAAATATGGTAACTCTGCGGATTGTTGATATAATCGGCATCTTTACCGTCTTCGTAGATGGTAGCTTCGTATTTTCTACCCTTATCCAGGAAGGAAAAATCTACTGTGAAATCTCTTGCGTTTTCGTCGGTAATCCCACCTACAAACCAGTTATCTGTACCTTTAGCTTTTCTTGCGGTATGAATGTAATCTCCCGGTTCAGCAGAAAGAATCTTGGTGTCGTCCCAATCTGCTGCTACATCTTTGATGAACTGAAAAGCATCCATATGTCTGGCATAATTTTCCGGCAAATCTGCTGCCATCTGTAATGGCTGATACATTACCACATATAATCCTAGCTGCTTAGCTAGCGTGGTTTTTACATAGCGTTTATCACCTGGGAAATAGTAATCAAACTTGGTTTGGAAAATGCCTGGGGTATAATCCATTGGTCCACCCATCCATCTTGTGAAAGGTAAAATAGTCTGGTGATCCGGATTGTTCCCACCAAACGCTTCGAACTCTGTTCCACGCGCCGCTTCCGCAGCAATCCAGTTTGGATAGGTCCTGCTTTCCCCGGTTGGTCTTACTGACTCGTGGGAATTCACCATAATTTTATATTCGTTTGCTTTTTCTATTATTCTACGGTAATGGTTGATTGTCCACTGGCTGTAATGGTGCTCACCTCTTGGGATGATGTTTCCTACGTATCCGGTCTTCACGGCATCGTATCCGTAATCATTCATCAGCTTGAATGCCTTGTCTGCCCATCTCTCATAATTGGTAGCAGAACCAGAAGTCTCGTGGTGCATAATTAGTTTTATACCTTTTGAATGGGCATAATCATTCAGCATTTTGATATCGAAATCGGGATAGGGTGTAATGAAATCAAATACAAATTCTTTAGAATGCCCAAACCAATCTTCCCAACCAATGTTCCAGCCTTCAATCAAAAGACCTTGGAAACCATTAGCCGAAGCAAAATCGATATATTCTTTAACTTTGGTGTTATTCGCAGCGTGATTTCCATTCGGTGTCAATTTTGTAAAATCGGTTTCGCCTATGTGCACATTATTGGCTGTAGAATATGCCCATTGTGATTTTCCGATAATCATCTCCCACCAAACGCCCATATATTTTGTAGGGTGAATATAAGAAGTGTCGGTATATTTTGTAGGTTCATTAAGGTTAAAAAGCATTTTAGAATCCAAAACTACTTCAGCTTTCGGAGAAACGATGATGGTTCTCCAAGGTGTAGTAGCAGGTGTTTGCATATAACCTTTAGCACCTTGTGCATCGGGTGTAAGATGTGTTTTGAATTTATAATTGGCAGCATCTAACTCTAAGTTTGCAGCAGGATAATTAAGAACAGCAGCTTCACCAAGGTTGATGTAAAGCGGACTTGCACCTTCTTTTTTCATCATCAATGGAATCTGGACCCCATTTTTTACTAAATTCTGAGAAGCATTTCCCTCAAACGAAGTAGGCCATTTTGCAGGGATTTCCGATAATTTGGAAGTTTGTGTCTGGTACTCTTCGGTGTCATAATCCCCCGCTAACCACCAAGCCTTCATATCCCAAGGCAAATCAATTTCTGAGTCCTCCTCCTTGATAATGAAATAGTTGAGATTTTTTTGTTGAGGAAATTCGTATCTAAAACCTAAACCATCATTGAATAATCTGAATTTGATGACGATGCTTCTGTCATTTTCAGGCTGATTAAGCGTAACAGCCAGCTCATTATAATTATTGATATAGTTTTTCTTCTCACCAAGAACAGGTTGCCAAGTTTCGTTTTTAGAATCGAATTTTTCCGCAGTCTTCACAAATCCTGAATTAAGATTTTTACTTTGGTTATTTTTATTTTCAATTTCTGACGCAAACTGAATATCGCCATCTTTTAGCAATCTCAATCCTAATTTAGAATCTTCTACTACAACAGCGCCGTTGTATTTCAGATTATAAAAAGGAATACCCGATTTCAGTTGGAAATTCATCTCGAATTTTCCGTCCGGAGATTTTAGAGATTGCGCAGAGAATTGATTAAACATCAAAGTGAGCAAGACTGCTCCAATGGTGAATTTTTTCATTTTTTCTAAGGTTTATATATGTGTTACAATATAAAAAAAGTGCTGCGGTTTCGCAACACTTCTTATGATTTTTTATTTGATCACTGTTTCGTTACAGTATAAGATAACTTAAATGGATCAAATGTTATTTTGTAAGTTCCCGCTTCTGCAACAGCTATATTATCTCCTCCAGAAGACGCACTACCATTTGAACCTCCATAATTTTCTGACCAATCGTTATTAACTCTGAATTTGAAATTTCCTGCAGCTAAGCTGGTAGTAATACTCCAAGACAGATTAGCATCATCCCAACTCATTCTAGTGTCTGGACCATTCCATCCATTAGCGGTAGCATCCCCTACAAGTCCCATTGAATAAGGTATTAATGTAAATTTTTTTGTATTTAAATTAACAGATAATTTCTGAGGACCTGCATTTGCCGCCTTCATATTTCCTCCTCCGTTATAAATCAAATTAACATTATCGTCGGTACCATAACTATTATCCCAGTTTCTCTCTACTGTAATTTTAAATTCTGAACCAGCTGCGGTAAAATCAATATAAGTCACATATATACCATTACTGGTTGCCGAAACGAGAGTATTAGCCGTAGCAGGATTCCATTGTTGGTACGCACCCGGAACATATAAATAAGATATTAATGCATATGTTTTGACGGTCATTTTAATAACTGGAGAGTATGTCTCAGGAATAGAAGCTCCAGCAGAAGATTTTAAACGCAGCTCAAATTTTTCAGTTTCTCCTGCGTTAGCCCCAGCATTTAATAGTAATGCATTGAAGTCCTGTACAGTATAAGATATTGATGATGACCCAGCAGCAAGGTCAACAGCTTTTGCATTTTGGAAATCAGTTCCTTCTAACGCAATTTCTAATTGATTGGATAATGCTAAATTCGGACCATAGCTTGGATCATCCCAAGAGAGTGTTACCGCTGTTTGATCTGCATTCTCTTGTGCAAGAGTCAAATCTGTCTTATCTGATCTGAGCAATCCTTCTGTTACATTTCCTATAACAGCTCTATCTTCATCTTTTTCACAAGAAAACAATAAAGAAGCTATAAAACTTACAAATAAAAATTTAAATATATTTTTCATTTTGATTTAACTTTAAAAATTAGTAGCCTTGATTTTGAACTAAGTTAGGATTAGCAATCAAATCATTAGTTGGAATAGGATAAAGTTTTCTATAATCTTCAACAGCACGTCCATCCTGAACTCCTCCTTTGAAGGGCCACAAATAAGAACCTGATGTAAATTTACCAAAACGAATAAGATCGGTTCTTCTTGTTGCTTCCCAAGCTAATTCCCTTGCTCTTTCATCTAAGATAAAATCCAAGTTAATAGACGTTACATTGCCACTTGTATTACCATAAGCTCTAGTTCTTAAAGCATTGACATATTGCAGAGCAGTAGACATATTACCTCCGCCACCTCTTAGAACCGCCTCAGCATAAATCAAATAAGCATCTGCTAAACGGAACAAAGGGAAATCTGTATCCACAAAATCACCTCCTGTATCCGAGCCAGCAGCTCCAGATTTTGTTATATTTTTAAATTTGATAAGTGGATAGCCATCTGTAAAAGCCCCTATTGCATTAATCTCCAAACTTTGCCCATCTGTATGAAAAACACCTCTTTTATCTATAGAACCATCTGTAGCAGGAAAAAGATTTACTAGATTTTTAGTACTTCTAAGTCCGCCCCAACCACTATTGATGCCAAAATCAGCGGCAGTCATAGAACCTCCCGTGGAAGCATGAATAATAAACGTTGTTCCACCATAAGTCCTAGTATGTGTGCCATCAAAATTAACAGAGAAAATAACTTCGTTATTTTCCAAATTGTTATCTGCTAAGAAAAGCTCATTATAATTACTTTTAAGAGAATAGCCCGAATTAATTACTTTTTCAGCATAAAGCAATGCATCTTTATATCTATTTTCTCCGGTATAAACTTCTGCATTTAAATATAATTTTGCTAATAACATGTAAACAGCACCCTTGTCCGCTCTACCGTATTCATTAGTTCTGGGATCTTTTAAGAGTCCTTCAAGGTCTTTTAGCTCAGACTCTACATACTTGAAAAGTTCTTTACGCTCAATTCTTGGAGGAGCCGTTACACCTACATCATTTTTTTCAGTTACGAAAGGGCCGTTACCAAACAGATCAATAGCATGCGAATAACTTAAAGCTCTCATAAAACGAGCTTCATTTCTAAATAACCTAGCCTCATCAGCGTTTGTTCCTGTGATATTTCTAGAGGATAATTTATCATCTTGAGTTTCTCTGATGAATTCATTAGCCATAGCAATCTGATAATAGATCCTGTAATAAAGAGCTGTTATGTATTG is from Epilithonimonas vandammei and encodes:
- a CDS encoding SusE domain-containing protein, producing the protein MKNIFKFLFVSFIASLLFSCEKDEDRAVIGNVTEGLLRSDKTDLTLAQENADQTAVTLSWDDPSYGPNLALSNQLEIALEGTDFQNAKAVDLAAGSSSISYTVQDFNALLLNAGANAGETEKFELRLKSSAGASIPETYSPVIKMTVKTYALISYLYVPGAYQQWNPATANTLVSATSNGIYVTYIDFTAAGSEFKITVERNWDNSYGTDDNVNLIYNGGGNMKAANAGPQKLSVNLNTKKFTLIPYSMGLVGDATANGWNGPDTRMSWDDANLSWSITTSLAAGNFKFRVNNDWSENYGGSNGSASSGGDNIAVAEAGTYKITFDPFKLSYTVTKQ
- a CDS encoding glycoside hydrolase family 97 protein; translated protein: MKKFTIGAVLLTLMFNQFSAQSLKSPDGKFEMNFQLKSGIPFYNLKYNGAVVVEDSKLGLRLLKDGDIQFASEIENKNNQSKNLNSGFVKTAEKFDSKNETWQPVLGEKKNYINNYNELAVTLNQPENDRSIVIKFRLFNDGLGFRYEFPQQKNLNYFIIKEEDSEIDLPWDMKAWWLAGDYDTEEYQTQTSKLSEIPAKWPTSFEGNASQNLVKNGVQIPLMMKKEGASPLYINLGEAAVLNYPAANLELDAANYKFKTHLTPDAQGAKGYMQTPATTPWRTIIVSPKAEVVLDSKMLFNLNEPTKYTDTSYIHPTKYMGVWWEMIIGKSQWAYSTANNVHIGETDFTKLTPNGNHAANNTKVKEYIDFASANGFQGLLIEGWNIGWEDWFGHSKEFVFDFITPYPDFDIKMLNDYAHSKGIKLIMHHETSGSATNYERWADKAFKLMNDYGYDAVKTGYVGNIIPRGEHHYSQWTINHYRRIIEKANEYKIMVNSHESVRPTGESRTYPNWIAAEAARGTEFEAFGGNNPDHQTILPFTRWMGGPMDYTPGIFQTKFDYYFPGDKRYVKTTLAKQLGLYVVMYQPLQMAADLPENYARHMDAFQFIKDVAADWDDTKILSAEPGDYIHTARKAKGTDNWFVGGITDENARDFTVDFSFLDKGRKYEATIYEDGKDADYINNPQSYHIYKLKVSNATKLNIKLARSGGYAISVKPVK
- a CDS encoding RagB/SusD family nutrient uptake outer membrane protein; this encodes MKFKNILTISITASLFLASCEKDLDRMPETEVTSASVYSNFSNYKGVLGKIYAGLAMSGQEGGDGNADIGGIDGGTSNYLRQLFQLQELPTDEAIIAWSDSGLPDIHNMNWAANNQYITALYYRIYYQIAMANEFIRETQDDKLSSRNITGTNADEARLFRNEARFMRALSYSHAIDLFGNGPFVTEKNDVGVTAPPRIERKELFKYVESELKDLEGLLKDPRTNEYGRADKGAVYMLLAKLYLNAEVYTGENRYKDALLYAEKVINSGYSLKSNYNELFLADNNLENNEVIFSVNFDGTHTRTYGGTTFIIHASTGGSMTAADFGINSGWGGLRSTKNLVNLFPATDGSIDKRGVFHTDGQSLEINAIGAFTDGYPLIKFKNITKSGAAGSDTGGDFVDTDFPLFRLADAYLIYAEAVLRGGGGNMSTALQYVNALRTRAYGNTSGNVTSINLDFILDERARELAWEATRRTDLIRFGKFTSGSYLWPFKGGVQDGRAVEDYRKLYPIPTNDLIANPNLVQNQGY